The following proteins are encoded in a genomic region of Burkholderia pyrrocinia:
- a CDS encoding DUF4406 domain-containing protein yields the protein MTPLLVLVAGPYRSSTDGDPARIAANLHRLEAAALAVYRRGHVPMIGEWVSLPLAVAAGSRQVGDAISEAFLYPAAHRLLRCCDAIWRIDGASRGADADVSLARRLGKPVYFAVDEIPVAQDDSDS from the coding sequence ATGACGCCGCTGCTCGTGCTGGTCGCCGGCCCCTATCGCAGCAGCACGGACGGCGACCCCGCGCGCATCGCCGCGAACCTGCACCGGCTGGAAGCGGCGGCGCTCGCCGTGTATCGCCGCGGGCATGTGCCGATGATCGGCGAATGGGTGTCGCTGCCGCTCGCCGTCGCGGCCGGGTCGCGACAGGTCGGCGACGCAATCAGCGAGGCGTTCCTGTATCCGGCCGCGCACCGGCTTCTGCGATGCTGCGATGCGATATGGCGGATCGACGGCGCGTCGCGCGGGGCGGATGCGGACGTCAGCCTCGCGCGGCGCCTCGGCAAGCCGGTCTATTTCGCGGTCGACGAGATTCCGGTCGCGCAGGACGATTCGGATAGCTGA
- a CDS encoding Rossmann-like and DUF2520 domain-containing protein produces MSLPDTPRLGFIGAGRLARCVAQRFAQAGFPVVAIASRTPESARALAARIDGCQAVDAPQQVADAADLIFLTVPDDHLVSTAAALHFDASRAARQAVVHCSGASAVALLDPAKRQGPATGGFHPLYLFGGTDADLARIDGCSVTIEADGALHATLMRLAAALGCHPLSIPAGGRMLYHAAAHYAASFALCGLSEAVELWRGLGFDEEAALRALLPMLAGTIETARDKGLANALAGPVSRGDTGIVERQLALLEARGGDHATLYALMTRRAVALAAKRAAPPASLPALAEAVEMSLARAAAHPSPSRDEA; encoded by the coding sequence ATGTCCCTCCCCGATACACCCCGCCTCGGCTTCATCGGCGCCGGCCGCCTCGCGCGCTGTGTCGCGCAGCGCTTCGCGCAAGCCGGCTTTCCCGTCGTCGCGATCGCGAGCCGCACGCCCGAATCGGCCAGGGCCCTCGCCGCGCGCATCGACGGTTGCCAGGCGGTCGATGCGCCGCAGCAGGTCGCCGACGCCGCCGACCTGATCTTCCTGACGGTGCCCGACGACCATCTTGTGTCGACCGCCGCTGCACTCCACTTCGACGCATCGCGCGCCGCACGGCAGGCGGTCGTCCACTGCAGCGGCGCGTCGGCGGTCGCGCTGCTCGATCCGGCGAAACGGCAAGGCCCGGCCACCGGCGGCTTCCATCCGCTCTACCTGTTCGGCGGCACCGACGCCGACCTCGCCCGCATCGACGGCTGCTCGGTCACGATCGAAGCCGACGGCGCCTTGCATGCGACGCTGATGCGACTTGCTGCCGCACTCGGCTGCCATCCGCTGTCGATTCCGGCCGGCGGCCGGATGCTCTATCACGCGGCCGCGCACTACGCGGCGAGCTTCGCGCTGTGCGGGCTGTCGGAAGCGGTCGAGCTGTGGCGCGGCCTCGGTTTCGACGAGGAAGCCGCGCTGCGCGCCCTGCTGCCGATGCTGGCCGGCACGATCGAGACCGCTCGCGACAAGGGGCTCGCGAACGCGCTCGCCGGCCCGGTGTCGCGCGGCGATACGGGCATCGTCGAACGCCAGCTCGCGCTGCTCGAAGCGCGCGGCGGCGATCACGCGACGCTGTACGCGCTAATGACGCGCCGCGCGGTCGCGCTCGCGGCGAAGCGTGCCGCGCCGCCGGCGTCGTTGCCGGCACTCGCCGAAGCCGTCGAAATGTCGCTCGCGCGCGCGGCCGCCCACCCCTCCCCGTCGCGGGACGAGGCGTGA
- a CDS encoding chromate transporter, protein MPSPYATPPSAPPAGDAPPPGILALFVVFAQIGLTSFGGGLSGRMMRDFVYERRWLDEEAFLNGLALSQALPGVNVKNLAIWIGYRLAGWRGAVAGFTGIIAPPAVLIVLFGVAFSTLTRFPLTHVALAGAAAAAIGLSISMAITAVRRLPRRALPFAVMALTFVSVAVLHWPLVWTVLIGGALSVALEYRRAAAASGGSDTP, encoded by the coding sequence ATGCCCTCGCCCTACGCCACGCCCCCATCGGCGCCACCCGCCGGCGATGCGCCGCCGCCCGGCATCCTCGCGCTGTTCGTCGTGTTCGCGCAGATCGGCCTGACCAGCTTCGGCGGCGGGCTGAGCGGGCGGATGATGCGCGACTTCGTATACGAGCGGCGCTGGCTCGACGAAGAAGCGTTCCTCAACGGCCTCGCGCTGTCGCAGGCGCTGCCGGGCGTCAACGTGAAGAACCTCGCGATCTGGATCGGCTACCGGCTCGCCGGATGGCGCGGCGCGGTGGCCGGCTTCACCGGCATCATCGCGCCGCCGGCCGTGCTGATCGTGCTGTTCGGCGTGGCGTTCTCGACCCTCACGCGCTTTCCGCTCACGCATGTCGCGCTCGCCGGCGCGGCGGCCGCGGCGATCGGGTTGTCGATCTCGATGGCGATCACCGCCGTGCGCCGGCTGCCGCGCCGCGCGCTGCCGTTCGCGGTGATGGCACTCACCTTCGTGTCGGTTGCCGTGCTGCACTGGCCGCTCGTGTGGACCGTACTGATCGGCGGCGCGCTGAGCGTCGCGCTCGAATACCGCCGCGCGGCCGCGGCCTCGGGCGGGAGCGACACGCCATGA
- a CDS encoding UbiD family decarboxylase, translated as MKYKDLRDFIQRLETLSELRRVTQPVSPVLEMTELCDRVLRAGGPALLFNAPPGNAFPVLGNLFGTPRRVALGMGVDAGDDAALDSLRDLGRLLSALKEPDPPKSLKDAGKLLSLAKAVWDMAPKSVSSPPCQEIVWEGADVDLHKLPIQTCWPGDAGPLVTWGLTVTRGPNKSRQNLGIYRQQLIGRNKLIMRWLAHRGGALDFREFALQNPGKPYPVAVVLGADPATTLGAVTPVPDSLSEYQFAGLLRGSRTELAKCLTPGVDTLQVPARAEIVLEGFIHPQDGAPAPAPAGAPPRPANGASAAYEHALEGPYGDHTGYYNEQEWFPVFTVERITMRRDAIYHSTYTGKPPDEPAVLGVALNEVFVPLLQKQFAEITDFYLPPEGCSYRMAIVQMKKSYAGHAKRVMFGVWSFLRQFMYTKFIVVVDEDVNIRDWKEVIWAITTRVDPVRDTVMVDSTPIDYLDFASPVAGLGSKMGLDATNKWPGETNREWGRPIEMDAAVKARVDRLWQELGL; from the coding sequence ATGAAATACAAAGACTTACGAGATTTCATCCAGCGCCTCGAGACGCTCAGCGAACTGCGGCGCGTCACGCAACCCGTGTCGCCCGTGCTCGAAATGACCGAGCTGTGCGACCGCGTGCTGCGCGCCGGCGGCCCTGCGCTGCTGTTCAACGCGCCACCCGGCAATGCGTTCCCCGTGCTCGGCAACCTGTTCGGCACGCCGCGCCGCGTCGCGCTCGGAATGGGCGTCGATGCGGGCGACGACGCCGCGCTCGATTCGCTGCGCGATCTCGGGCGCCTGCTGTCCGCGCTGAAGGAGCCCGACCCGCCGAAGAGCCTGAAGGACGCCGGCAAGCTGCTGTCGCTCGCGAAGGCCGTGTGGGACATGGCGCCAAAGTCGGTGTCGTCGCCGCCGTGCCAGGAGATCGTCTGGGAAGGCGCCGACGTCGACCTGCACAAACTGCCGATCCAGACCTGCTGGCCGGGCGATGCCGGGCCGCTCGTCACGTGGGGCCTGACGGTCACGCGCGGGCCGAACAAGTCTCGCCAGAACCTCGGCATCTACCGCCAGCAGCTGATCGGCCGCAACAAGCTGATCATGCGCTGGCTTGCGCATCGCGGCGGCGCGCTCGACTTCCGCGAATTCGCGCTGCAGAACCCCGGCAAGCCGTATCCGGTCGCGGTCGTGCTCGGCGCCGATCCGGCCACGACACTCGGCGCGGTGACGCCCGTGCCCGATTCGCTGTCCGAGTATCAGTTCGCCGGCCTGCTGCGCGGCAGCCGCACGGAACTCGCGAAGTGCCTGACGCCCGGCGTCGACACGCTGCAGGTGCCCGCGCGCGCGGAGATCGTGCTCGAAGGCTTCATCCATCCGCAGGACGGTGCACCGGCGCCCGCTCCGGCCGGCGCACCGCCGCGCCCGGCCAACGGCGCGTCCGCCGCGTACGAGCACGCGCTCGAAGGCCCGTACGGCGACCACACCGGCTATTACAACGAGCAGGAGTGGTTCCCGGTGTTCACCGTCGAGCGCATCACGATGCGCCGCGACGCGATCTACCACTCGACCTACACGGGCAAGCCGCCCGACGAGCCCGCGGTGCTCGGCGTCGCGCTCAACGAAGTGTTCGTGCCGCTGCTGCAGAAGCAGTTCGCGGAGATCACCGACTTCTACCTGCCGCCCGAAGGCTGCAGCTACCGGATGGCCATCGTCCAGATGAAGAAGAGCTACGCGGGCCACGCGAAACGCGTGATGTTCGGTGTGTGGAGCTTCCTGCGGCAGTTCATGTATACGAAGTTCATCGTGGTCGTCGACGAGGACGTGAATATCCGCGACTGGAAGGAAGTGATCTGGGCGATCACGACGCGCGTCGACCCCGTGCGCGACACGGTGATGGTCGACAGCACGCCGATCGACTATCTCGATTTCGCGTCGCCGGTCGCCGGCCTCGGCTCGAAGATGGGGCTCGACGCGACCAACAAGTGGCCCGGCGAGACGAACCGCGAATGGGGCCGCCCGATCGAGATGGATGCGGCCGTGAAGGCGCGTGTCGATCGGCTCTGGCAGGAGCTCGGACTCTGA
- the scpB gene encoding methylmalonyl-CoA decarboxylase, translating into MSDLTKHDSASYVTVDMVGERIARVRFSNPARRHALDAPLLDALVARLDALAEHRPPPVVILSNDGSGDVWSAGHDLRELADDRDPLAYGKPLERALRRVRTYPGAVIAAVAGSAWGGAVDLVMSCDLVVAARDARFAMTPANIGLPYSTSGLLRFYDNLPIHVLKEMFFCAQPLDAERAAHHGLVNRLAEAGGVDDAALDVARTIAAKAPLAVHAVKEQLRVLQDARPLPVDAFERIAELRRHACEGADFDEGLRAFAERRAPVFRGV; encoded by the coding sequence ATGAGCGACCTGACGAAACACGACAGCGCGTCGTACGTGACGGTCGACATGGTCGGCGAGCGGATCGCGCGTGTGCGGTTCTCGAATCCGGCGCGGCGGCACGCGCTCGACGCGCCGTTGCTCGATGCGCTCGTCGCGCGCCTCGATGCGCTTGCCGAGCATCGTCCGCCGCCCGTCGTGATCCTGTCGAACGACGGCAGCGGCGACGTGTGGAGCGCGGGGCACGACCTGCGCGAACTGGCCGACGACCGCGATCCGCTCGCGTACGGCAAGCCGCTCGAACGGGCGCTGCGGCGCGTGCGGACCTATCCGGGCGCGGTGATCGCGGCGGTGGCGGGGTCGGCGTGGGGCGGAGCGGTCGATCTCGTGATGAGCTGTGACCTCGTCGTCGCGGCGCGCGACGCGCGTTTCGCGATGACGCCCGCGAACATCGGCCTGCCGTATTCGACGAGCGGCCTGCTACGCTTCTACGACAACCTGCCGATCCACGTGCTGAAGGAAATGTTCTTCTGTGCGCAGCCGCTCGATGCGGAGCGCGCCGCGCATCACGGGCTCGTGAACCGGCTGGCCGAAGCGGGCGGCGTCGACGACGCGGCGCTCGACGTCGCGCGCACGATTGCCGCGAAGGCGCCGCTCGCGGTGCACGCCGTGAAGGAGCAGTTGCGCGTGCTGCAGGACGCGCGGCCGTTGCCGGTCGACGCGTTCGAACGGATTGCCGAGTTGCGCCGGCACGCGTGCGAAGGCGCGGATTTCGACGAAGGGCTGCGCGCGTTCGCGGAGCGCCGCGCGCCGGTGTTTCGCGGCGTCTAG
- a CDS encoding NUDIX domain-containing protein, which produces MAATRDRVRIVESTVLSDDWYVLKKVTFDYLRRDGTWQRLSRETYDRGHGATILLRNADTGDVLLTRQFRMPAFVSGHDGMLLEAAAGLLDDATPEARIRAEAEEETGYRVRGVRKVFEAFMSPGSVTEKLHFFIGEYDASLRTGDGGGVAQEGEDLEVVEMPLQAALDAIERGEIVDAKTIMLLQYVALRETAGARAA; this is translated from the coding sequence ATGGCTGCAACGCGGGACCGAGTCCGCATCGTCGAGTCGACGGTGCTGTCCGATGACTGGTATGTGCTGAAGAAGGTGACGTTCGATTACCTGCGCCGTGACGGAACGTGGCAGCGCTTGAGCCGCGAGACTTACGATCGCGGCCATGGCGCGACCATCCTGCTGCGCAATGCTGACACGGGCGACGTGCTGCTGACGCGGCAGTTCCGGATGCCGGCGTTCGTCAGCGGGCACGACGGCATGCTGCTCGAGGCTGCTGCCGGCCTGCTCGACGACGCGACGCCCGAAGCCCGCATCCGCGCGGAGGCCGAGGAGGAGACCGGCTATCGCGTGCGCGGCGTGCGCAAGGTGTTCGAGGCGTTCATGAGCCCGGGCTCCGTGACGGAGAAGCTGCATTTCTTCATCGGCGAATACGATGCGTCGCTGCGCACCGGCGACGGCGGCGGTGTCGCGCAAGAGGGTGAGGATCTCGAGGTCGTCGAGATGCCGCTGCAGGCGGCGCTGGACGCGATCGAGCGCGGCGAGATCGTCGATGCGAAGACGATCATGCTGTTGCAGTACGTCGCGCTGCGGGAAACCGCGGGCGCGCGCGCGGCATGA
- the crcB gene encoding fluoride efflux transporter CrcB, which produces MFYSIVAIFVGAGLGALLRWFLSLALNEFFPAVPLGTLAANLIGGYVIGIAAVVFTTRVGLPPEWRLFVITGFLGGLTTFSTYSVEVMTHALQGEFGWAFAVAALHLTGSFALTAFGMWTARAWLAVA; this is translated from the coding sequence TTGTTCTATTCGATCGTCGCGATCTTCGTCGGCGCCGGGCTCGGCGCATTGCTGCGCTGGTTCCTGAGTCTCGCGCTCAACGAATTCTTTCCCGCGGTGCCGCTCGGCACGCTCGCCGCGAACCTGATCGGCGGCTACGTGATCGGCATTGCCGCCGTCGTGTTCACGACCCGCGTCGGGCTGCCGCCCGAGTGGCGGCTGTTCGTGATCACGGGTTTCCTCGGCGGCCTCACGACGTTCTCGACCTATTCGGTCGAAGTGATGACGCATGCGCTGCAGGGCGAATTCGGATGGGCGTTTGCGGTGGCTGCCCTACACTTGACTGGATCGTTCGCGCTGACGGCGTTCGGCATGTGGACCGCGCGTGCGTGGCTCGCGGTGGCCTGA
- a CDS encoding LysE family translocator: MSFPPASMLSDGFFLSLSLCLDIGLVNVAMLSLTLSHGFRPGFWLGVGSCVGDLVYAALALAGMAVLLQFEAVRWIVWIGGGAVLLFLTWKMAREALAPARAGDDDADDTPQPRASARRSFLRGMLLAMSSPSAILWFAAVGGALIAKAGATTPATASVFLSGFFLGGLAWTLFMCTLASQGRKRAGAGLMRTCHIASALLFAYFSYSVIVGGYRDLIVHAV; encoded by the coding sequence ATGAGTTTTCCGCCCGCCTCCATGCTGTCCGACGGTTTCTTTCTGTCGCTGTCGCTGTGTCTCGACATCGGCCTCGTGAACGTCGCGATGCTGTCGCTGACGCTATCGCACGGCTTCCGGCCGGGCTTCTGGCTCGGCGTCGGCTCGTGCGTCGGCGATCTCGTCTACGCGGCGCTCGCGCTCGCGGGGATGGCCGTGCTGTTGCAGTTCGAAGCCGTGCGCTGGATCGTCTGGATCGGCGGCGGCGCCGTGCTGCTGTTCCTCACCTGGAAGATGGCGCGCGAAGCGCTGGCGCCGGCCAGGGCGGGCGACGACGACGCGGACGACACACCGCAGCCGCGCGCGAGCGCGCGGCGCAGTTTCTTGCGCGGGATGCTGCTCGCGATGTCGTCGCCGAGCGCGATCCTGTGGTTCGCGGCGGTCGGCGGCGCGCTGATCGCGAAAGCCGGCGCGACCACGCCGGCGACGGCGTCGGTGTTCCTGTCGGGCTTTTTCCTCGGCGGCCTCGCGTGGACGCTCTTCATGTGCACGCTCGCAAGCCAGGGCCGCAAGCGTGCGGGCGCCGGGCTGATGCGCACGTGCCACATCGCGTCGGCACTGCTGTTCGCGTATTTCTCGTACAGCGTGATCGTCGGCGGCTACCGCGACCTGATCGTGCACGCGGTGTAA
- a CDS encoding chromate transporter, with the protein MTASQRYAALFGVFAPLSIATIGGGQAIIADIQRQVVDVHHWMTATQFVNDFAIARMAPGPGSLLATLIGWQVAGFWGAVIATLALFGPTAFLIYGVAHLWRRHQGTRWQVALEAGLRPVAAGMILASVWVLLKVLDGGWPARAIAVASTLCVMYTRVHALLLIAVGALLLVGVHAIGM; encoded by the coding sequence ATGACCGCGTCGCAACGCTACGCCGCGCTGTTCGGCGTGTTCGCGCCGCTGTCGATCGCGACGATCGGCGGCGGACAGGCGATCATCGCCGACATCCAGCGGCAGGTCGTCGACGTGCATCACTGGATGACCGCCACGCAATTCGTGAACGACTTTGCGATCGCGCGGATGGCGCCGGGCCCCGGCTCGCTGCTGGCGACGCTGATCGGCTGGCAGGTAGCCGGCTTCTGGGGCGCGGTGATCGCCACGCTCGCGCTGTTCGGCCCGACCGCGTTCCTGATCTACGGCGTCGCGCACCTGTGGCGGCGGCACCAGGGTACGCGCTGGCAAGTCGCGCTCGAGGCCGGCCTGCGCCCGGTCGCGGCCGGCATGATCCTCGCGTCGGTGTGGGTCTTGCTGAAGGTGCTGGACGGCGGCTGGCCCGCGCGCGCGATTGCCGTCGCGTCGACGCTGTGCGTGATGTATACGCGCGTTCATGCGCTGTTGCTGATCGCGGTGGGCGCACTGCTGCTCGTCGGCGTGCACGCGATCGGCATGTGA
- a CDS encoding DeoR/GlpR family DNA-binding transcription regulator, producing MLTTQRKKAILDALARDGQVLAVELSAQFGVSEDTVRRDLRELAAEGLLQRVHGGALPASPAVAPFAQREALETAEKRRIARRAAEMIAPGQVAIVDGGTTSALLVSQLPADLRATIVTHSPSVAVALAAHPSIDVILIGGRLYKHSIVAVGAAAIEGISRIHADLYFMGVTGVHPVAGLSTGDFEEAAIKRALAERAAETVVLASQSKLRAASQFVIGDLTLAQTVVVEKETDAALTKPIEAAGVTVVRA from the coding sequence ATGCTGACGACGCAACGCAAGAAAGCGATCCTCGACGCACTCGCGCGCGACGGCCAGGTGCTGGCGGTCGAGCTGAGCGCGCAATTCGGCGTGTCCGAAGACACGGTCCGCCGCGACCTGCGCGAGCTCGCGGCCGAAGGCCTGCTGCAGCGCGTACATGGCGGCGCGCTGCCGGCGTCGCCGGCCGTCGCGCCGTTCGCACAGCGCGAGGCCCTCGAAACGGCGGAAAAGCGCCGCATCGCGCGGCGGGCCGCGGAGATGATCGCGCCCGGGCAAGTGGCGATCGTCGACGGCGGCACGACATCGGCGCTGCTCGTCAGCCAGTTGCCGGCCGACCTGCGCGCGACGATCGTCACGCACAGCCCGAGTGTCGCGGTCGCGCTGGCCGCGCATCCGTCGATCGACGTGATCCTGATCGGCGGGCGGCTCTACAAGCATTCGATCGTCGCCGTCGGCGCCGCGGCGATCGAAGGTATTTCGCGCATCCATGCGGACCTGTACTTCATGGGCGTCACGGGCGTGCATCCGGTCGCGGGGCTGAGCACCGGCGATTTCGAGGAAGCCGCGATCAAGCGCGCGCTGGCCGAACGCGCAGCCGAGACGGTCGTGCTCGCGTCGCAGTCGAAACTGCGCGCGGCGTCGCAGTTCGTGATCGGCGACCTCACGCTGGCACAGACCGTCGTGGTCGAGAAGGAAACCGACGCCGCGCTGACGAAGCCGATCGAGGCGGCGGGCGTGACGGTCGTGCGCGCGTAG
- a CDS encoding transglycosylase SLT domain-containing protein produces the protein MNAWLSWRPTEQHAQIVRNMLRRGTRVSHHLFSVVGCLAVAVALALWLLPAVRGTLAEKLMPVVSAAVQAGPARLLSGHPLPNFAPAGVQPQQEDSPEPDALAVGLDVASEAAAQGDASDPARNGPSPVALAKLIPTQRVPADARDDRALASNREQALVATYLSRRYRVAQEPLGQLVKAAFQTGRDVGLDPLLLLSVMAIESGFNPYAESGVGAKGLMQVMSKVHSDKFEYFGGTDTALQPIANLQVGALVLKDCIARGGSLASGLRMYNGSTNPDDTAYGAKVMAERGRLRDVSHGRSVPFNAPQAPAQPAKPIVTAAAATAGGAKRVHATLDTATSAKTAAPKEASPQDDASVDTAKQPHGDHSELGA, from the coding sequence ATGAACGCTTGGTTATCGTGGCGTCCCACTGAGCAGCATGCGCAAATCGTGCGCAACATGCTGCGTCGCGGGACGCGTGTCAGTCACCATCTATTCAGCGTTGTCGGCTGTCTCGCTGTCGCAGTTGCGCTTGCACTGTGGCTGCTGCCAGCCGTACGCGGTACGCTCGCCGAGAAGCTGATGCCGGTCGTATCCGCGGCCGTGCAGGCCGGGCCGGCCCGTCTGCTGTCCGGCCATCCGCTGCCGAACTTCGCGCCTGCCGGCGTGCAGCCGCAGCAGGAAGACAGCCCCGAACCGGACGCGCTTGCGGTCGGCCTCGACGTCGCATCGGAAGCCGCTGCGCAGGGCGATGCGTCCGACCCGGCCCGCAACGGCCCGTCGCCCGTCGCACTGGCGAAACTGATCCCGACCCAGCGGGTGCCGGCCGATGCGCGCGACGATCGCGCGCTCGCGTCGAACCGCGAACAGGCGCTCGTCGCGACCTATCTGTCGCGCCGTTACCGCGTCGCTCAGGAGCCGCTTGGTCAGCTCGTCAAGGCCGCGTTCCAGACCGGCCGTGACGTCGGCCTCGATCCGCTGCTGCTGCTGTCCGTGATGGCGATCGAGTCGGGCTTCAACCCATACGCCGAAAGCGGCGTCGGCGCGAAGGGCCTGATGCAGGTCATGTCGAAGGTCCATTCCGACAAGTTCGAGTATTTCGGCGGCACCGATACCGCACTGCAGCCGATCGCGAATCTCCAGGTCGGTGCGCTCGTGCTGAAGGACTGCATCGCGCGCGGCGGCTCGCTTGCGAGCGGCCTGCGCATGTACAACGGCTCGACGAACCCCGACGACACCGCATACGGCGCGAAGGTGATGGCCGAGCGCGGCCGCCTGCGCGACGTGTCGCACGGCCGCAGCGTGCCGTTCAACGCGCCGCAGGCGCCGGCCCAGCCGGCGAAGCCGATCGTCACGGCTGCCGCCGCGACGGCAGGCGGCGCGAAGCGCGTGCACGCGACGCTCGACACCGCGACGTCGGCGAAGACGGCCGCGCCGAAGGAGGCATCGCCGCAGGACGACGCGAGCGTCGATACTGCGAAGCAGCCGCACGGCGATCATTCGGAGCTCGGCGCGTAA
- a CDS encoding SIR2 family NAD-dependent protein deacylase, with product MPFSDSTDSTAAVAQLPADLVASAVDALARADALLVTAGAGIGVDSGLPDFRGTDGFWRAYPALRHERFEFHEIASPHAFRARAQLAWGFYGHRLALYRATVPHAGFAILRRWIDAMPNGGFVLTSNVDGQFQKAGFDPARIVEIHGSIHAMQCLRPCSDDTWDAAPFVPDVDAVTCRLVGEAPHCPRCGGLARPNILMFGDTGWLGARYDAQERALEDWIARVGRVAVVEIGAGTAIPTVRVLSERLGDDVIRINAREAHARRADVIGLKGGALATLGVLDRAWHGG from the coding sequence ATGCCGTTCTCCGATTCCACCGACTCCACCGCCGCCGTCGCGCAACTTCCTGCCGATCTCGTCGCTTCCGCCGTTGATGCGCTCGCGCGCGCCGACGCATTGCTCGTGACGGCCGGCGCGGGCATCGGCGTCGATTCCGGACTACCCGATTTTCGCGGCACGGACGGCTTCTGGCGCGCGTATCCCGCGTTGCGCCACGAGCGTTTCGAATTCCACGAGATCGCATCGCCGCACGCGTTCCGTGCGCGCGCGCAGCTCGCGTGGGGGTTCTACGGGCACCGTCTCGCGCTTTACCGCGCGACGGTGCCGCATGCGGGCTTCGCGATCCTGCGCCGCTGGATCGATGCGATGCCGAACGGCGGCTTCGTGCTGACGAGCAACGTCGACGGCCAGTTCCAGAAAGCCGGCTTCGATCCGGCGCGGATTGTCGAGATCCACGGCTCGATTCATGCGATGCAGTGCCTGCGTCCCTGTTCGGACGACACGTGGGATGCGGCGCCGTTCGTGCCGGACGTCGACGCAGTCACGTGCCGCCTCGTCGGCGAAGCGCCGCACTGCCCGCGCTGCGGCGGCCTCGCGCGGCCGAACATCCTGATGTTTGGCGACACCGGCTGGCTCGGTGCGCGCTACGACGCACAGGAGCGCGCGCTGGAAGACTGGATCGCGCGGGTCGGGCGCGTCGCCGTGGTCGAGATCGGCGCGGGCACCGCGATTCCGACCGTGCGCGTGCTGAGCGAACGGCTCGGCGACGACGTGATTCGCATCAACGCGCGCGAAGCGCATGCGCGCCGTGCGGACGTGATCGGGCTGAAGGGCGGCGCGCTGGCGACGCTGGGCGTGCTCGACCGCGCGTGGCACGGCGGCTGA
- a CDS encoding DUF190 domain-containing protein, protein MDRVFLRFYVHEQHRLHWKPLWEWLLEEANRMGVAGGSAFRAMAGFGQHRVLHEDRFFELQGSLTIEVEFIVTENEAQRLLERLSREKVRVCYAMIPARFGVIDTLGAPPAQGPAA, encoded by the coding sequence ATGGACAGGGTCTTCTTGCGCTTCTATGTGCACGAGCAGCACCGGCTGCACTGGAAGCCGCTGTGGGAGTGGCTGCTGGAGGAGGCGAACCGGATGGGCGTCGCGGGCGGTTCCGCGTTTCGCGCGATGGCCGGCTTCGGGCAGCATCGCGTGCTGCACGAGGATCGCTTCTTCGAACTGCAGGGTTCGCTCACGATCGAGGTCGAATTCATCGTCACCGAGAACGAAGCGCAGCGGCTGCTCGAGCGGCTGTCGCGCGAGAAGGTGCGCGTGTGCTATGCGATGATTCCGGCGCGCTTCGGCGTGATCGACACGCTCGGCGCGCCGCCGGCGCAGGGGCCGGCAGCATAG
- a CDS encoding YggT family protein, giving the protein MFGEIARFLLNTLFTLFGAALILRVWMQAVRVPPYNPVTQAVLQATNWLVLPLRRVIAGVRGIDWASIVAALLTALVYVVLMVVMAGFDPASVIATLVVVALLTVVKWALNLVIWMTILMALLSWLNPRSPAMPILLQLTAPFLNPLRRIIPNLGGIDLSPILLFVIVQVLLMIVTRAAVSMTMFGI; this is encoded by the coding sequence ATGTTCGGCGAGATCGCCCGTTTTCTGCTCAATACCCTCTTCACGCTGTTCGGCGCCGCGCTGATCCTGCGCGTCTGGATGCAGGCCGTCCGCGTGCCGCCGTACAACCCCGTCACGCAGGCCGTGCTGCAGGCGACCAACTGGCTCGTGCTGCCGCTGCGCCGCGTGATCGCGGGCGTGCGCGGCATCGACTGGGCCAGCATCGTCGCCGCGTTGCTCACCGCGCTCGTCTACGTCGTGCTGATGGTCGTGATGGCCGGCTTCGATCCGGCCTCGGTGATCGCGACGCTCGTCGTGGTCGCACTGCTCACCGTCGTGAAGTGGGCGCTCAACCTCGTGATCTGGATGACGATCCTGATGGCGCTGCTGTCGTGGCTCAACCCGCGCTCGCCGGCGATGCCGATCCTCCTCCAGCTCACCGCGCCGTTCCTGAACCCGCTGCGCCGCATCATCCCGAACCTCGGCGGCATCGACCTGTCGCCGATCCTGCTGTTCGTGATCGTGCAGGTGCTGCTGATGATCGTCACGCGCGCCGCCGTGTCGATGACGATGTTCGGTATCTGA